The window GGATGTTGGCGTTAAGCAGGCTTGAGTTTGCCACGATGCGCCCGGTGCGAAAGTTAGACTCACTGGGAAATTTTCGACGGGCGCATCAAGCTGAAAAGTTTATTTGCTGGTAAGCGGAAATGAACTTTGCCGTGTCGGCTCAAAATCCCGTTGAATGCGAACCGACCTCACTTCACAGTTTCGACGCAATCAACTTTCGGAAATATCACCAAGCGTTTAAATCGCGCTCCACATTGCGAGATGGACTGTAAATTTGCAAGCAAACTATTGCTTTTCGCCTGTCTGGCTGCAGGCTCAGGCGGGGGAGTTCATTCGCAATCTGTCGAGCAAGCCAGGCCCCTGGTTATCTTTTCGACGCCACCTGTGATGGTCACAGCTAGGCTAAATCTGGCTGACGGTTCAAAATCCGATGTTCATGGGCAGGCGACCCTAACGATTACCAGGGCCAATGAAGATGACTCCGTGACCGGGACTTTGGTTTACCTTCTGCCGGATGAAGTTCGGCAGAAAATCGCCCAGACATCCGGCCAGAAACTGGCTGAAATCCCGAACCGAGTGACTCAAAAAGATTTGTCGGCAAAATTTCAACGCGGCACATCGTGTCCTTCGCTCAAATTGCAGGTTTCGGCGAGTGAGGTTGCGTTTGGCAATGCAGCATTGCTCTTCGACAAAGTGACAGTGGCCATTCCGGAAACGCCTGCCCCAATCAATCAGCTTTTTTGCAGTTGGACGCGACAAATTAACGCCAAGCGAAAAAGGTTGGGCATTATTGCCGCTGTCAACCGTTTGATCACGGTTGAAGAAGATGTTGAAAATAAACCGGCAAGACCGTAAGCTGTGCGCTTCTTGAAGCCCAAAGTTGCCCTTAACTCACAATCATTCCGAAGCCGAATCATCTGATCAAGTTTGGTTTTGGTCATCAGATTGATCCGGTAACCCCCCTTGAATCTCAACATACGTTTGGAGGTAGAAACATAAATTTATGAACACCAAATTTTCGAGAGCTATCTTTGCCTTGGCTTGTTTGTTCGGGCTAAGCATCGTTGCGAATGCACAGGCACAACAGGCAACACCCAAAAAAGTGGCTTTTACGACCGCGCCGAAGTTGGTCATTGCCAAACTGAAAAGCGGCGAAGCCGACGTTTATGATGTTCGCGGCAAAGTTTCTTTTACCATAACGGCGGCCAACTCCGATGATACGGTTGCCGGTACGCTGGTTTATGCGATCCCGGATGACGCTCGCCAAAAAATCGCTTCCATGTCGGGCAAAGCTGTGGGTGCCATACCTGCCAATATCACCAGAAACGACATTATTGCTTCTTTCCAAAAAGCGACTGCGCCGCCGATTTTGCACCTCGAAATCAATGCAATGGATATTGATGTGGTCGGAGTCAAAATGAGATTTAGCAGGATTGTTTTGGATATCAACGCCAGAGAAGGCCACCCGGCGGATTATTCAGTTCAGGAAATGGAGGCGCTGTTCACTGTCTGGGCCAAACAGATCGCCAACGGTCGTTCGCGCCGTGGCATCATTGCACGCGCCAATAAAGTCATCAACGGCGAGCCGGAATAGTTTTTCGCCCATTTCGCTCCTCGGTTGCCGCAAACGATTTATCGAGATAGGTGGTTTTCTTGGTTAAGTTTGTAAGTGTGGCTGAGTGCTCTGGAAACGGAGCGTGGCAGTTGGCAACGTTCGGCCAGCTTGCGTTCGCAAGCTGGCAATGAAATCTGTGAAAACAGGTTGAACGTAACGCCAACTGCCGAAATGTTTTTTATGCTGACTCGAATTTGCAAGTCTATCTTGTTCACTTGTGCCTTTTTGGCCGCAGGGCAATGGGAGTTCGAGTCATTTAGTGTGGTTCATTCTCAGGTTCGTCAAGCCGAACAACGCTTTTCAATTAACGGGTCAGTTGAAAACAATGACGGAAAATTGCGGTTGATATTGACCAACCATTCGCCACGGGAATTTCGTGGAGTTGCCAGAATTGGTCTTGGTAATAGCGATGAGCAAAAAGAGATTGGAGATGTTTCGATCACTCTTCCGTCAAATGAAGTGAGTTTGTTGCAAATCAACGGCGTTGCTCCGTCGGGCGATCATTATACGCTGGCGATTTACGATCAGTTTGGGGGGCGTTTGTTTTTTAGAATCGCCCCTCTTCGGCAAACTTCTGATCCCACCTCGGCTACAATTGTCGCGATCACACCGATACAGTCAGCGAAATCCAGAGGTAGCACTTCTTCCTCTTCCGCCGAAGCATCAGCGCTTGCCGCCAAATCGTACAGCACGGATAAATTTGCGATGATAGCGACACAAGTTCAGGTCAAAACGCGATTACTGGCCAGTGAAGACGGCGGAGATTCATTCACGCTGTTTTTTGAGCTTCGCGCACAGAAACCTGTAAACACAGCGATACTTGCCATTTCTGCCGACAAACTGAAAGATCAAAAACAGATCAGCATCAATCTTCAGTCAAATGTGGAGTTCAAACTTCCGGATTCACTGCAAACCGACAAAGTGAATTACATCCTAAACGACAAAGACGGTCGTGTGCTGGCGAAAGGAGAGTTGAACCTGCAGAAATTGATGGATGACGATTTCGTTAGCGCCAGCGATATTCGAACGGATCGGACTTCTTACCAATCCGGAGAAGCCGTTCGGATGACGGTCATGCTGGAAGGAAAATCCCAAAGTGGTTATCGGGTTGAAATTTCCGTCAGAGATGGACAGAGCCAGGTCATCTTTCGAGACCAAAAAATTGTCGGCAAAGACGAAAGTTTCAACTCGCTGGATTTTTCCTTTACCCTTCCAAACAGCGTTGCTTCGCCCGTCGCATTTGAATTTCGCATCTTTGATGCGGAAACAGGATTGTTGTTCGATTCAGGAGAACGCGAAGTCCCGATAGCTCCGGCAAAGCCTTAAACTCACCCCATGTAAAAACTTTTGCCCTTTTGCCGGAATGATTGCGTCGGCGGAGTGCGCTGAGTAAAATGCTCGCCGAGTCGTCCCCGCGCTAACGCAATCTGTTTCAAGTTACTGCTAAACAAGACACTCATTGATTTAGCAAGTCTGAAACGTGGTCCTTTTCTTAACTATTTAGTCCTGTTTTCCCGCATCGGTGGGATGACGTAGGGGGTCACGATGTCGAAGAACTCTTTTTTGCGCCCAATAGTTCTTGCGTTTTCCTTCCTACTGGTGTGTCTTGCTTTGGTTTCCGCTCAGCAAAACACTCAGCAGCGAGGCAATGAAGGTCAACAAGGCCAGGAAGCCAAATCCTCGCCTCAACAATCGCAGAGCCAACAGTCTCCACAGCGTCCCACCACAAGACCGGGTGAGGGAACCCAAAAACCTCCGACTGAAATTTTGAATACGGAAGTTGTCTCTCTGACAATTACGGTGACCGATCCGTATAACCGGTTGGTGACGGGGTTGGATAAACAACATTTCGAAGTCTACGAAGATAAGGTCAAGCAGGAAATCGCCTACTTTAGCGATGACGATGTGCCGGTGAGTCTAGGAATTGTCTTCGACGTTTCAGGCAGCATGAAGGGGAAGCTTGACCGCGCCCGTGATGCTTTGAAAGCCTTCATTCAAACCAGCCACAACGATGACGATTTCTTTCTGGTCGGCTTCAATCAGCGAGCCAATTTGCTGGCGGAATTTACCGATGGCGATACCCTATCGAACAAGCTCCATTTGGTTGACCCCAAAGGGCAAACTGCCGTGTACGATGCGGTTTATCTAGGCATCGAAAAAGTGAAGCAGGGACGCCATGACAAACGGGCGTTGCTGTTGATTTCCGATGGTCAGGATAATTCTTCGCGCTACACGTACGGAGAACTGCGCAAGCTATTGAAAGAAGCCGGGGTACAGATTTATTGCATTGGAATCGTTGAGATGGGCGGTGGAGCAGGGGGTGCGCTGGATATGCAGGGACAAGGAATTTTGGAAGAAATTGCCCAAGTCACTGGCGGCAAGGCCTTTTTCCCTCGCACTGCGGCTGAATTGGAAGATCAAACCACACGTATTGCCTTGGAATTGCGCCATCAATACAGCATCGGTTACATGCCGACCAACGTTAAAAAAGATGGCCAATGGCACAAGATCAAGGTGAATGTGAAACAGCCAAGGGGATTACCAACATTGAAGGTTCAACACAAGGAAGGCTATTACGCGGTTGCCGCCCAGCAATAAACCTTGGTTGACAACTGATGGCTGAATGGAAAGACGAGGAGTGAATTTGGCTTTCACTCCTCGTCTTTTTCGTCGGAGTCCGCTTCTGAAGGTTCATCATTTTCAGACTCCTCGCCTTTTTTCTTTTTCCCCTTGGTCTTTTTCTCCTTGCCAAAACTTGCCACCGCTTCATCTTCGGTTTTGTAGCTTTCGATCAAATCCAACAATTGTGTAATTTTCAACGCGCCGTAAACGCGATCAGTCACGCCAACCAGTTTCAGTACGCCGCCCGATTCCGTCGTTCTCTTAAAAGCTCGAACAATTTCGCCGATGCCCATGCTGTCAATAATCGGCACTTCGGTCAGGTTCAGCAAAATTTTGCTTGTGCCGGCCGACAACACTTTGTCCACCAGCATCTGGAGTTGAAAACCGCCTTGGCCTTTGATGAATTTGCCGCGCATATCCAGCGACGCGATTGTCCCAGCGTAATGTATTCCGATAGTCAGCATAATAGGGATTGTTTGTCAGTTTCTGATTGTGGATCGCGAAAAACGAAAATTCTTGAAGGTTGAACCTATGCTTGCCTATCCAATCCCTCAAGGATGCTGCAACCTCATATATAAAGCAGAGATAACGGCAATTTCTTATTCGCAACTCAGGAAAAGCTGGCACATTTTACCTGACAACACAGTAAGTTGCCATCCAGTTTGAATGATCCGAAAAACTTCCGCTGCCCGACCGAGCGCAACTTGATAGTAATATTCGCATGGAATGAATCCACTTGCCAGACAGACATTCGGCTGATTAACATGCACTGCGTTTGAAAACAGCGCACCACCTCAAAAGAATTTTGCGGTTGCTCACCCAGGCGAGCTGACAATCAAGCAGGCAGGCGAGGACTCAAAAAGTCCAAGCCTGAAGTTTATTCCGACAATTCTGACAATCACTTTGGAACTATGAAGCTGCCCTCGATTCTGAACTTGATGACCGACGATCTGGCAATTGATCTCGGCACTTCGCGCACGCGGGTTTTTGCGCGCGGACGCGGAATTGTGGTCAACGAGCCTTCGCTGTTGGCTTATGACACTCCGTCGCAGGAAGTGGTCGCCGTCGGGTTAGAGGCGCTGGAACTGGAAGGACGCGCTTCCGGTGACATTCAAATCATCAGCCCGCTCAAAGACGGCGTCGTCGCCGACCCGACCTTTGCCGGTAAGCTGCTGGAACATTATCTGCGCAAAGCGAAAGATGGCCGCTCGTCAATTTCCCGCCGCGTACTGGTTTCGATTCCGGCGGATGCCAGCACGGTCGAACATCGCGCACTGTATTACGCCGCTAAGGAAGCGGGCGTCGGCAACGTCCACTTCGTCAACAAAGGCATCGTGGCGATTTTAGGTTCCGGCGTAGACCCCGACGATCAACGGGCGACTTTGGTCGTTGACGCCGGAGCCGGAACGACCACCATTGCCGCTATGGTTCACAACCATTTGATTTTTACGCGCACCATTCGCGTCGGCGGAAACGACATGGATTTGGCGCTGATTGATATGATCAAATCCAATCACAGTTTGCTGGTCGGGCCGCGCACCGCCGAACGCGTCAAGATTGAATTGGGCTGCGCCGTTCCGCTGGATCAAGAAAACACGACAATGGTCAAAGGCCGCTCGACCATCGGCGGCAATCCCGAAATGGCTGTCGTCAACAGCATTGAAATCCACGAAGCCATCGAACCCATCGTCAGCCGTATCGTCAACGCCGTCCAGGACGCATTGGAAGCCCTGCCGCCCGAAGCCTCCGGCGATATTTACGACCGTGGAATGATATTGGCAGGCGGCGCTTCGCTGCTGGCCGGATTGGATGAGCGCCTGTCAAAAGAAACCGAACTCGCCGTTCAACTGACCGAAAGCCCTCAGCGCGCCGTGATTCGTGGTTTGGGATTGCTGTTCGAAAATCCGCTGGCGCTCCGCCGAGCGATCATCAAATCAGAATCGTAGGCATCGAGAGAATAAATACTTACCGCTCATACCGTAGCGCATCAATTGGATTCAGCCGAGCCGCGCGATACGCAGGCCAGAGGCCGAAGAAAAGGCCGACGCTTGTTGAAACAATCAATCCAGCCGTGATTGCGCCGATGGAAATGCTCGCTTTCAGGGATGGCGCCAGCAGTTGGATCAGCAGCGCAATAGCGATTCCGATTAGAACACCGGCTGCGCCGCCCATCACTGTCAACATCATCGCTTCCAGCAGAAATTGCCACAGCACATCGCGGCGACGCGCGCCAACGGCTTTGCGCAAGCCGATTTCCGAAGTACGCTCAGTCACCGAAACCAGCATGATGTTCATCACGCCTATGCCGCCGATCAGCAATCCGAGCGAAGCGACGCCGATCATCAACACGGAGATTCCGCTGGATGCTTGTGTCCAGATGTCTACGATCTGATTGGAAGCGAAAAGGACGAAGTTATCGGGCGCGTCTGCCGACAAACGGCGATGGCGGCGCAATATTTCGCGCGCTTCGTCCATTCCGCGTTCGACATCTTCCGGCGAATCAACCAGGCAGATGAACTGCAAAAATTCCTTCTCGCGCTCAGGGTAGTATTTGTCGAAGGTGCCGAAAGGAATCAGAACGATCTGGTTTTCGCTTGGCCCTCCGAATAGAGCTTCTCGCTGTTCGATCAATCCAACGACTTCATAAACGGCGCTATCAATGTGAATTGTTTTGCCGAGCGGGTCCTCGGCGCCGAACAAACCGTCAGCGATCATGCGACCGATGACGGTGACGTTACGCCGATGCGTGGAATCGCTGGCGCTGATCATACGGCCACGATCCACCAACATGCCTGTGGCATCGCTGAAGTATTGATCCACACCGCGCAGGATAGGGCTTTGCGCCTCTTCGCCTTTGTACCAAACGCGTATGGGATCAAATGCGGTTTTGGCGTAAAACGGGCTGAGTGTTTTGATGCTCGGACAGTTGGTGCGCACTTCCTCGGCGTCATCCAGCGTCAGCGGAGGTCGCCGCTTGAGCAAACCCATAAAATCCGGATTGCCGAAATCCGAAAAGCCCGCGCGCGCGACGACGAAACTACTCGGGTTCAGCCGGGAAAGCGCGCTTTTGACGGTATTGTCCAACCCCTGAATCAATGCAACGACGACGATCACGGTCGCGACGCCCATGATCAACCCTGTCAGCGTCAGCGCCGATTGAAAGCGATGCTGATTGATCGCGGACAGCGCCAAAGAAAACGCTTCAACGATTTCCGCTCGGCGTTGACCGCGAGCCAATTGTGCGAATCGTTCTTTATTCATAGCGCAAGGCGTCAATCGGAGAAAGTTGTGCGGCGTTGCGCGCTGGATACACTCCGGCAATCAGGCCGACAAGCGAAGAGACGGCAAAACCGGTTAATGCGACCAATGGGCGCGAACTTGCCGGAAGCGGTGTCGTCCAGGAAATCAGTTTCGCAATCGCCAATCCGAGCGTTGTGCCAATCGCTCCTCCCATCAGGCAAAGCACCACCGTTTCGGCCAGAAACTGCGCCAATACGTCGCGATGGCGAGCGCCAATGGCTTTGCGCAGACCGATTTCACGCGTTCGTTCGCGCACATTGACCAGCATGATGTTCGTGACGCCCAGCCCTCCGACCGTCAGCGCAATCCCGGAAATGATGATTGTGACCAGATAAAAACCGCTGATGACCGCTTGGTAAATTCCCGCTGCAGAATCCGCCGTAGTGATGAAAAAAGTGTCTTCCTGGCCGAAAAGGACATGCCGTCGCTGTCGCATAATGCCACGCACTTCATCAACAACTGCAGCCTGTGCGACGCTGGCAGGTCGTTGGCAATATATTGTCAGAGATTGGTGCGCTCCAAAACGCCGAAACATTGCGGGCATCGGCATGATGATGAAACGATCTTGTGAACGACCAAAAATCGAACCGCGCGGTGCAATGGTTCCAATCACCTGAAACGGTTTGCCCATGACGTTCAACTCTGCGCCGAGCGGATCAGTTTGGCCAAAAAGATCCGAAACCACGTCGGCTCCCAGCAAGCAAACGGCCATTCCCTGACTATCTTCAGCTTCGGTGAAAAAACGCCCTTGCGCCACTTCCACTCGTTCAATGTCGAGCATACTGGCTGTCAATCCGCGAACCAGCACACTGCCACTGACAGTTCCGCGCCATTTCAAGCGACCCATCAAGCTCGATTCTGCACCCACCGCAGCGCATTCGCGGCAATTGCCACGCACGACCAGATAATCTTCGTATTCGATACGTTTCCATTTCGAAGCCTTGATGAAATCGTTGACATTGAGTAGTGAGGCGGGAAGCTGAGACACCTGGAAAACGTCCGGCTGAAGTGTGACCAAACGGTCGGAAATATAAGTATTCGCGCCTTCAATCAACGCGACCATTGCCACCAGCGCTGCAATCCCGACGACGATGCCGAGTATTGCCAGCGCAGAGCGAAGTTTTTGAGTTAACAGTGCATCAATGGCATTGGCCAGGATTTCCTTGCGATCCATAAACGCCTCCACCGAAACGAAGGGATGCTAATCCATAAAGCCATTGAAGGCTACTTCAGCCAGACGGGCTTAGGCGGAAGACATCGGATCATTCAGATGAAATTGCAGCAAGGCTTTCCAACTTGCGCAACGAAGACCAGCAGATTCAGCAGGTAAAACACCAATGACAAACCGCGTTGTCCGTGACCGTAGTTGTGTTCCAACTCATAGCCGTGATTCTTCTGCACGTTGAATTGTTCGTTCTCGATCTTCCATCGTGCACGACCGACTCCGACCAGCGTCGCCACGGTTTCCAAACTCACTCTTTTACAACCACTTCGCACTCGACCGAAAATTGCCGCGCGTCACAGCATGTCCCAAGGGACGGAAACCTATTTTCAGCGTTCCTTTCGCTCCGATCAGTTGACAATACAGCTTCTGCCGATAAATTTGCGGTATGTCTTTCGCCAAACTGATTGGGAATGAACGGAATAAAACCATTTTGCAGCGGATGCTGGCTCATGGTCGCATTGCCGGCACGTTGATCTTTGCCGGGCCTGACGGCGTTGGCAAACGACAGTTCGCACTGACATTGGCAAAAGCCGCCAATTGCCAAAAATCTCCCGGAGGTTCGTTTGCGACCGACAGTTGCGACGAATGCGGAGTTTGTCGCCGGATTGACGACGGCAGCTATGGCGATGTGACAACTATTCAACCCGACGGTCAGTTCATCAAAATCGGGCAAACCCGCGAACTGGCGGAAGAGGTGTACTATCGTCCGCGTGAGGGTCGGCAGCGATTTTTCATCCTGGATGAAGCCGACCGCCTTCGGGATGAAGCCGCCAACTCGTTGCTGAAAACGCTGGAAGAGCCTCCGCCGACCTCGACGCTGATTTTGCTCACTTCGCGCCCGAATTCTTTATTGCAAACCATCCAATCCCGCGCACAACGGATCAACTTCGCGCCGCTGCCGATTCCTGAAATGGAAACGTTTCTGGCGGAAAACTATCCACGCCCGGCAGCAGACACGGCGCTGCTGGCGCGCGTTACGGAAGGCCGCATCGGCCAGGCAACGGCGTTTGATCTGTCAGATTATCGGCAAGAGCGTCGCACGTTGATGGAATTGCTGGAATTGATGGCAAGAGGCGAAGACCGATTTCGGTTGCTCAAGGCGGCGGAATACATCGGCAAAAAAGAGCGCGATGAGTTTGAAAAAGAACTCGACTTGTTGATTTCGATTTTACGGGATGTGTTCCTGCTGTCGGGCGGCGCTTCGCCGGAGCAAATCGTCAACGTGGACGTTGCAGATCGGTTACAACAATTGGCCGCGAAAATCGGATTGGCGCGGGTGGCCTTATGGAGTGAAACGATCAGCGAGGTTCGCAAAAAGTTACGCGTGAACATCAATCGGCAAGTGGCGATGGAAGCAGCGTTGCTCAGTTTGGCAGAGACGCGTTAAGGAAACGAACGTCGAAAACGGTTTCAAACTTACGGGTGTAAGCAGTGCAGAAATATCTGGATGATTTCATGAAGCATTTGAAGTACGAGCGAAATTCTT is drawn from Acidobacteriota bacterium and contains these coding sequences:
- a CDS encoding ABC transporter permease, with the translated sequence MDRKEILANAIDALLTQKLRSALAILGIVVGIAALVAMVALIEGANTYISDRLVTLQPDVFQVSQLPASLLNVNDFIKASKWKRIEYEDYLVVRGNCRECAAVGAESSLMGRLKWRGTVSGSVLVRGLTASMLDIERVEVAQGRFFTEAEDSQGMAVCLLGADVVSDLFGQTDPLGAELNVMGKPFQVIGTIAPRGSIFGRSQDRFIIMPMPAMFRRFGAHQSLTIYCQRPASVAQAAVVDEVRGIMRQRRHVLFGQEDTFFITTADSAAGIYQAVISGFYLVTIIISGIALTVGGLGVTNIMLVNVRERTREIGLRKAIGARHRDVLAQFLAETVVLCLMGGAIGTTLGLAIAKLISWTTPLPASSRPLVALTGFAVSSLVGLIAGVYPARNAAQLSPIDALRYE
- a CDS encoding ABC transporter permease, with the translated sequence MNKERFAQLARGQRRAEIVEAFSLALSAINQHRFQSALTLTGLIMGVATVIVVVALIQGLDNTVKSALSRLNPSSFVVARAGFSDFGNPDFMGLLKRRPPLTLDDAEEVRTNCPSIKTLSPFYAKTAFDPIRVWYKGEEAQSPILRGVDQYFSDATGMLVDRGRMISASDSTHRRNVTVIGRMIADGLFGAEDPLGKTIHIDSAVYEVVGLIEQREALFGGPSENQIVLIPFGTFDKYYPEREKEFLQFICLVDSPEDVERGMDEAREILRRHRRLSADAPDNFVLFASNQIVDIWTQASSGISVLMIGVASLGLLIGGIGVMNIMLVSVTERTSEIGLRKAVGARRRDVLWQFLLEAMMLTVMGGAAGVLIGIAIALLIQLLAPSLKASISIGAITAGLIVSTSVGLFFGLWPAYRAARLNPIDALRYER
- a CDS encoding STAS domain-containing protein, producing the protein MLTIGIHYAGTIASLDMRGKFIKGQGGFQLQMLVDKVLSAGTSKILLNLTEVPIIDSMGIGEIVRAFKRTTESGGVLKLVGVTDRVYGALKITQLLDLIESYKTEDEAVASFGKEKKTKGKKKKGEESENDEPSEADSDEKDEE
- a CDS encoding rod shape-determining protein, whose translation is MKLPSILNLMTDDLAIDLGTSRTRVFARGRGIVVNEPSLLAYDTPSQEVVAVGLEALELEGRASGDIQIISPLKDGVVADPTFAGKLLEHYLRKAKDGRSSISRRVLVSIPADASTVEHRALYYAAKEAGVGNVHFVNKGIVAILGSGVDPDDQRATLVVDAGAGTTTIAAMVHNHLIFTRTIRVGGNDMDLALIDMIKSNHSLLVGPRTAERVKIELGCAVPLDQENTTMVKGRSTIGGNPEMAVVNSIEIHEAIEPIVSRIVNAVQDALEALPPEASGDIYDRGMILAGGASLLAGLDERLSKETELAVQLTESPQRAVIRGLGLLFENPLALRRAIIKSES
- a CDS encoding VWA domain-containing protein, translated to MNTEVVSLTITVTDPYNRLVTGLDKQHFEVYEDKVKQEIAYFSDDDVPVSLGIVFDVSGSMKGKLDRARDALKAFIQTSHNDDDFFLVGFNQRANLLAEFTDGDTLSNKLHLVDPKGQTAVYDAVYLGIEKVKQGRHDKRALLLISDGQDNSSRYTYGELRKLLKEAGVQIYCIGIVEMGGGAGGALDMQGQGILEEIAQVTGGKAFFPRTAAELEDQTTRIALELRHQYSIGYMPTNVKKDGQWHKIKVNVKQPRGLPTLKVQHKEGYYAVAAQQ
- the holB gene encoding DNA polymerase III subunit delta' is translated as MSFAKLIGNERNKTILQRMLAHGRIAGTLIFAGPDGVGKRQFALTLAKAANCQKSPGGSFATDSCDECGVCRRIDDGSYGDVTTIQPDGQFIKIGQTRELAEEVYYRPREGRQRFFILDEADRLRDEAANSLLKTLEEPPPTSTLILLTSRPNSLLQTIQSRAQRINFAPLPIPEMETFLAENYPRPAADTALLARVTEGRIGQATAFDLSDYRQERRTLMELLELMARGEDRFRLLKAAEYIGKKERDEFEKELDLLISILRDVFLLSGGASPEQIVNVDVADRLQQLAAKIGLARVALWSETISEVRKKLRVNINRQVAMEAALLSLAETR